The Mycolicibacterium mageritense genome contains a region encoding:
- a CDS encoding helix-turn-helix transcriptional regulator, giving the protein MRLAWPLTGRLEETRLIDAALNSDDLSGVVIGGAAGVGKSRIAREALATMAEGGYETRWAVGTSAARTLPLGAFASWAGAEDADSLALVGRVIDALTASDGRRVVVGVDDAHLLDDLSSFVLSQIVQRQAAKLVLTTRDGAPLPTAVLEVYNGGQFERLDLQPLSRDESTRLLAAALGGPLDPDSARRLWQLTRGNVLYLRNIVEQEVGRGRLACQHGYWRWTGNPTVPPGLAELIEARIGALPDAVSEVVDILAVGEPIHLRTLATIADTAAVEEAEVRGLITLDSTDGGVDVRVAHPLYAEVRRNRVPATRLRRLRGLIANALAVCDDRDDLRVVVRRATLSLDSDLAPDPQLLIRAAQGAVALSDLPLVDRLAAAAIRAGGGAEASFIRAHALSWLSRGEESDAVLDAVRSAELTDDGRARLAFLRASNRLWSLRDPDGAKALVDVAAEGVPASARGCIDSYYAVHWAAAGRPGSSTAASDALDLDALPAIVGAVTGWAVAVASGDAGRTAAAVAGARAGYRIADRAFDAAHMRFVIADAHLGALLVAGLIAEARQEADALSRRAAELPGAAQAFSAALAGRAALGAGHLDAAVELLDPVVEGLRETGETNGFGYRFALPRTMALAIRGVATDDSLVDLEQCRHPSWRYLDYEFALARAWVAATQGAVSQAVAAALSAAENARANGQYAAEVLCLQTATQFGNHSGAARLAGLRTVVDGPRVAAAAAFCAALAAGDGDQLAAVSTQFEAMGDLVAAVDAAAHAAIAYRRKDLRGSALGLAARAESLAHRCGEAATPALRAAVERLPLTDREREIVTLLGAGLSSKAVADRLCLSVRTVEGHIYRAMAKTGAGSRAELVRLLPHRHD; this is encoded by the coding sequence GTGCGACTCGCCTGGCCGTTGACGGGCCGGCTGGAGGAGACGCGGCTCATCGACGCCGCGCTGAATTCTGACGATCTGTCCGGGGTCGTGATCGGTGGCGCCGCGGGTGTCGGCAAGAGCCGCATCGCCCGCGAGGCGCTCGCCACGATGGCCGAGGGCGGTTACGAGACCCGTTGGGCGGTGGGTACATCCGCGGCGCGCACGCTGCCGCTGGGCGCCTTCGCGAGCTGGGCCGGGGCCGAGGATGCCGACAGCCTCGCCCTGGTGGGCCGCGTGATCGACGCGCTGACCGCGTCGGACGGACGACGGGTCGTGGTCGGGGTCGACGACGCCCATCTGCTCGACGACCTGTCGAGCTTCGTGCTCAGCCAGATAGTGCAGCGGCAGGCCGCCAAGCTGGTGCTGACCACACGCGACGGGGCACCGCTGCCCACCGCCGTGCTCGAGGTCTACAACGGCGGCCAGTTCGAGCGGCTCGACCTGCAGCCGTTGTCGCGGGACGAATCCACCCGGCTGCTCGCCGCCGCCCTCGGTGGTCCGCTCGACCCCGACTCCGCGCGCAGGCTGTGGCAGCTCACCCGCGGCAATGTGCTCTATCTGCGCAACATCGTCGAGCAGGAGGTCGGGCGCGGCCGGCTGGCGTGCCAGCACGGATACTGGCGATGGACCGGTAACCCGACGGTGCCACCCGGGCTGGCCGAGCTGATCGAGGCTCGGATCGGGGCATTGCCCGACGCCGTCAGTGAGGTGGTCGACATCCTGGCGGTCGGGGAGCCGATCCACCTGCGGACGCTTGCCACCATCGCCGACACCGCGGCGGTCGAGGAGGCCGAAGTCCGGGGGCTGATCACGCTCGACTCGACCGACGGTGGGGTGGACGTGCGCGTCGCGCATCCGCTGTACGCCGAGGTGCGGCGAAATCGGGTGCCCGCGACGCGGTTACGACGGCTGCGCGGGCTGATCGCGAATGCGCTGGCCGTCTGCGACGATCGCGATGATCTGCGGGTCGTGGTCCGGCGGGCGACGCTGTCCCTCGACTCCGATCTCGCCCCTGACCCGCAACTGCTGATCCGTGCCGCGCAGGGCGCGGTGGCGCTGTCCGACCTTCCGCTGGTGGACCGCCTCGCGGCGGCCGCCATCCGCGCAGGCGGCGGCGCGGAGGCGAGTTTCATCCGGGCGCACGCCTTGTCCTGGCTGAGCCGCGGCGAGGAGTCCGACGCCGTCCTCGACGCCGTGCGCAGCGCCGAACTCACCGATGACGGCCGCGCCCGGCTCGCGTTCCTGCGCGCCTCGAACCGGCTCTGGTCACTGCGGGATCCGGACGGCGCGAAAGCGCTCGTCGATGTCGCGGCCGAGGGCGTGCCGGCCTCGGCGCGTGGCTGCATCGATTCCTACTATGCCGTGCACTGGGCTGCCGCCGGCAGGCCCGGCAGCTCCACCGCCGCATCTGACGCCCTCGATCTGGATGCGTTGCCCGCGATCGTCGGTGCGGTCACGGGCTGGGCGGTGGCGGTGGCGTCCGGCGACGCGGGCAGGACGGCGGCGGCCGTGGCCGGCGCCCGGGCCGGTTACCGCATCGCCGACCGGGCCTTCGACGCGGCGCACATGCGGTTCGTGATCGCCGACGCCCATCTGGGCGCACTGCTGGTGGCTGGGCTCATCGCCGAGGCACGTCAAGAAGCCGACGCATTGAGCCGCCGCGCGGCCGAATTGCCCGGTGCCGCACAGGCGTTCTCGGCGGCGCTGGCCGGACGGGCAGCGTTGGGCGCCGGGCACCTCGACGCCGCGGTCGAACTGCTCGACCCGGTGGTCGAGGGGTTGCGGGAAACGGGCGAGACCAACGGATTCGGGTATCGGTTCGCGCTGCCCCGCACTATGGCCCTGGCGATCCGTGGCGTCGCGACCGATGACAGCCTGGTGGACCTCGAACAGTGCCGCCATCCCAGCTGGCGTTACCTCGACTACGAATTCGCCTTGGCCCGGGCCTGGGTCGCAGCCACCCAGGGCGCGGTGTCGCAGGCGGTTGCGGCGGCATTGTCGGCGGCCGAAAACGCACGTGCCAATGGGCAATACGCGGCGGAAGTGCTCTGCCTGCAGACCGCAACCCAATTCGGCAACCACTCGGGTGCGGCCAGGCTGGCGGGCCTGCGCACGGTGGTCGACGGTCCACGCGTGGCGGCGGCCGCAGCGTTCTGCGCGGCGCTCGCGGCAGGGGACGGCGACCAACTCGCCGCGGTGTCAACGCAGTTCGAGGCCATGGGCGATCTCGTCGCGGCCGTCGACGCAGCCGCGCACGCCGCGATCGCCTATCGCCGCAAGGATCTGCGCGGGTCGGCACTCGGGTTGGCCGCCCGTGCCGAATCGTTGGCTCACCGCTGTGGTGAGGCGGCGACCCCGGCACTGCGGGCCGCTGTCGAAAGACTCCCGCTGACCGACCGGGAACGGGAGATCGTCACACTGCTCGGCGCCGGGCTGTCGAGCAAAGCGGTGGCTGATCGGCTGTGCCTGTCGGTGCGGACCGTGGAAGGCCACATCTATCGCGCCATGGCAAAGACGGGCGCAGGTAGCAGGGCCGAACTGGTGCGCCTGTTGCCGCACCGGCACGACTGA